A stretch of Desulfurivibrio alkaliphilus AHT 2 DNA encodes these proteins:
- the gyrB gene encoding DNA topoisomerase (ATP-hydrolyzing) subunit B encodes MSDNETVTNDYGAAQIKVLTGLEGVRKRPAMYIGNTAEEGLHHLVYEVVDNSIDEALAGYCDRIKITIHKDGSVSSEDNGRGIPVEIHPTEGVSALELVMCTLHAGGKFDHSTYKVSGGLHGVGVSVVNALSLKTIAEIKRNGKIHRQTYRYGVKEGEVEVVGETEKSGTKITFLPDPGIFTETTEFKYEIIQARLRELAFLNKNVKIKIHDERTGAEDEFHFKGGIKSFVEYLNRNRTPVHSEPVFVQGGKDNVQVEVAFQYFEGYTERLHSYVNNIYTKEGGSHVAGFRMALTKCINRYASDDIVPKNLREKLSGDDVREGITCIISTRVPSPQFEGQTKTKLGNSEVKYIVDSICHEKISRYLEENPQEARKILSKAVEAARAREAARRAKELSRKKGSGMDVLMAAKLAECQTKDPAKREIFLVEGDSAGGSAKQGRDRFFQAILPLRGKIMNVEKARFEKVLSSEEIKQIIAALGTGIGKEEFDLDKLRYHKIIIMTDADVDGAHIRTLLLTFFYRQMLPLVENGNVYIGQPPLYRLSRGKKEKFFLDDYSLNSFLFQQASTMCSVNTEDGRTVAGEELVALLKDLSHYQRLVEYLERSNLWEDILRFLVTENVHSADQFENEPLLNQLHQRLSGEKFILGNIRPCRWRPSCYEFDAALKDKAHLLVTVGPQIPLLPEYRQVLKHYPRVSPYLDGKFTVEVKNQQIEVNSWREMLESIRSESFKGSSLQRYKGLGEMNPEQLWATTMNPENRILLQVTIDDAEGADEIFTTLMGDKVEPRRDFIQSNALEVSSLDI; translated from the coding sequence TTGAGTGATAACGAAACAGTGACCAACGATTACGGCGCCGCCCAGATCAAAGTTTTAACCGGCCTGGAAGGGGTAAGAAAAAGGCCGGCGATGTACATCGGCAATACCGCCGAGGAAGGTTTACACCACCTGGTCTACGAGGTGGTGGACAACAGCATCGACGAAGCACTGGCCGGTTACTGTGACCGGATTAAAATTACCATCCACAAAGACGGCAGCGTCAGTTCGGAAGACAACGGCCGCGGTATCCCGGTGGAGATCCATCCCACCGAGGGGGTCTCTGCCCTGGAGCTGGTCATGTGCACCCTCCATGCCGGCGGTAAGTTCGATCATTCTACCTACAAGGTTTCCGGCGGTCTGCACGGCGTTGGGGTTTCGGTGGTAAACGCCCTGAGTCTTAAGACCATTGCCGAAATTAAACGCAACGGCAAGATCCATCGCCAGACCTACCGCTACGGAGTCAAGGAAGGCGAGGTGGAAGTGGTTGGTGAAACGGAAAAAAGCGGCACCAAGATTACCTTCCTGCCCGACCCGGGGATCTTTACCGAAACCACCGAATTCAAATATGAGATTATCCAGGCCCGTTTGCGGGAACTGGCTTTTCTTAACAAAAACGTCAAGATAAAAATCCACGACGAACGTACCGGGGCCGAGGACGAGTTTCATTTCAAGGGCGGGATCAAGTCTTTCGTCGAGTATCTCAATCGCAATCGGACCCCGGTGCACAGTGAGCCGGTTTTCGTTCAGGGGGGAAAAGACAACGTACAGGTGGAGGTGGCCTTCCAGTATTTTGAAGGCTACACCGAGCGGCTGCACTCTTACGTCAACAACATCTACACCAAGGAAGGCGGCAGCCACGTGGCCGGTTTCCGCATGGCGCTGACCAAGTGTATTAACCGTTATGCCAGCGACGATATCGTACCCAAGAACCTGCGGGAAAAACTGAGTGGCGACGATGTAAGGGAAGGGATCACCTGTATTATCTCCACCCGGGTGCCCAGCCCCCAGTTTGAGGGCCAGACCAAAACCAAGCTGGGTAACAGCGAGGTTAAATATATCGTCGATTCCATCTGCCACGAAAAGATTTCCCGTTACCTGGAGGAAAACCCCCAGGAGGCCCGCAAGATCCTGAGCAAGGCGGTGGAAGCGGCCCGGGCCCGGGAAGCGGCTCGCCGGGCCAAGGAGCTGTCCCGTAAAAAAGGCAGCGGCATGGATGTCTTGATGGCCGCCAAACTGGCCGAATGCCAGACCAAAGACCCCGCGAAACGGGAGATTTTTCTGGTGGAGGGCGACTCCGCCGGCGGCAGCGCCAAGCAGGGCCGGGATCGCTTCTTCCAGGCCATTCTGCCCTTGCGCGGCAAAATCATGAATGTGGAAAAGGCCCGTTTTGAAAAGGTGCTGAGCAGCGAGGAGATCAAACAGATCATCGCCGCCCTGGGTACCGGTATCGGCAAGGAAGAGTTCGACCTCGATAAGCTGCGCTACCACAAGATCATCATCATGACCGACGCCGATGTCGACGGAGCCCATATCCGCACCCTGCTGCTGACCTTCTTTTACCGCCAGATGCTGCCTTTGGTGGAAAATGGTAACGTCTATATCGGTCAGCCGCCGCTCTACCGGCTGAGCCGGGGTAAAAAGGAAAAGTTTTTCCTGGATGATTATTCCCTGAACAGTTTCCTCTTTCAACAGGCCAGCACCATGTGCAGTGTCAACACGGAAGATGGGCGGACCGTGGCAGGGGAGGAGCTGGTTGCGCTGCTCAAGGATCTTTCCCATTACCAGCGGCTGGTGGAATACCTGGAGCGAAGCAACCTCTGGGAAGATATCCTGCGCTTTCTGGTGACCGAAAACGTCCATTCCGCCGACCAGTTTGAAAATGAGCCGCTGTTGAACCAATTGCACCAGCGGTTGAGCGGGGAGAAGTTTATTCTGGGCAATATCCGGCCCTGCCGCTGGCGGCCCAGTTGTTATGAGTTCGACGCGGCCCTTAAGGATAAGGCCCACCTGCTGGTCACCGTGGGCCCACAGATTCCCCTGTTGCCCGAGTACCGCCAGGTTTTAAAACACTATCCCCGGGTAAGCCCTTATTTGGACGGTAAATTTACCGTGGAGGTCAAAAACCAGCAAATCGAGGTCAACTCCTGGCGAGAGATGCTGGAGAGCATTCGCAGTGAATCTTTCAAGGGCAGTTCTTTGCAGCGCTACAAAGGTTTGGGTGAAATGAACCCGGAACAGTTGTGGGCCACCACCATGAACCCGGAAAACCGGATCCTGCTGCAGGTCACCATCGACGACGCCGAGGGGGCGGACGAGATTTTCACCACCCTGATGGGGGATAAGGTGGAACCGCGGCGGGATTTCATCCAGAGCAACGCCCTGGAAGTTTCCTCCCTGGATATTTAA
- the dnaN gene encoding DNA polymerase III subunit beta gives MTLAFNVSRLDFLTALAALQNITGKKGTLAVLANILLESDQEGLVMTATDLEVGIRCRIPAEILSPGSVTLPARKLFELVKESEEKHLHLEEQENSWVKISAESSDCRLSGISADEFPSFPPYREDNLVAIPTALMTDLIDKTIYSVAHEGENNFNLAGILLEKEILDEGHFLRMVSSDGHRLSMMEGKVETDLSSLEMDRVILIPKKGIQEIRKLCDEEETVLLGLEEKQAVLKAGGYTLVVRLMSGDFPDYKGIIQVINKAKHIGIDRRKMMHSLKRVNIFTEDRYNAVNFIIENDKITLSSQNMDYGSAREEVPAGYQGESMEIGFNGKYFYEALQVMDSEKVKAYINSEESPCLLQGDKDPGYLSVIMPMKL, from the coding sequence ATGACTCTCGCCTTCAACGTTTCCCGTTTGGATTTTCTCACCGCTTTGGCCGCCTTGCAAAACATCACCGGTAAAAAAGGAACCCTGGCGGTACTGGCCAATATCCTCCTGGAATCAGACCAGGAAGGCCTGGTGATGACGGCGACGGACCTGGAAGTTGGGATTCGCTGCCGGATCCCGGCTGAAATTCTTTCACCCGGCAGCGTTACCTTGCCGGCGCGTAAGCTGTTTGAACTGGTGAAAGAGTCTGAGGAAAAACATCTTCACCTGGAGGAGCAGGAAAACAGTTGGGTTAAGATCAGTGCCGAGAGCAGCGATTGCCGCCTGTCCGGTATCTCCGCCGATGAATTTCCCTCTTTTCCCCCTTATCGGGAAGATAATCTGGTGGCCATACCCACCGCCCTGATGACCGACTTGATCGATAAAACCATCTATTCCGTGGCCCATGAAGGTGAAAATAATTTTAACCTGGCGGGGATTTTACTGGAAAAAGAGATCCTGGATGAAGGCCATTTTCTCAGGATGGTTTCCTCCGATGGCCATCGGCTGTCGATGATGGAGGGCAAAGTGGAAACCGATCTGAGTTCGTTGGAGATGGATAGAGTAATCTTGATTCCCAAGAAGGGTATTCAAGAGATTCGCAAGCTCTGTGACGAGGAAGAAACCGTTCTGCTGGGTTTGGAAGAAAAACAGGCGGTACTGAAAGCCGGAGGCTACACCCTGGTTGTTCGTCTGATGAGCGGAGATTTTCCCGACTATAAAGGGATTATCCAGGTGATTAACAAAGCTAAGCATATCGGTATTGACCGGCGGAAGATGATGCACTCTTTAAAAAGGGTTAATATCTTTACCGAAGATCGCTATAACGCCGTAAATTTCATTATTGAAAACGACAAGATAACCCTCTCTTCCCAGAATATGGACTACGGCAGCGCCCGGGAAGAGGTTCCCGCCGGGTACCAGGGAGAGAGCATGGAGATAGGTTTCAACGGCAAATATTTCTATGAAGCGCTGCAGGTTATGGATAGTGAGAAGGTAAAGGCCTATATCAATTCCGAGGAAAGCCCCTGTCTGCTCCAGGGAGACAAAGACCCCGGTTATCTCAGTGTTATCATGCCCATGAAACTCTGA
- a CDS encoding serine hydrolase domain-containing protein, with translation MKKFFSQQNQMLDSFFSRALAQGIFPGAASAVILGDYTQRRRMVNCWGDTSYRSEDKQAISEETYFDLASLTKPLATLPALLHLMTTEKFNFDTTLEDLLVVKMPPDKQKITLKDILTHRSGLAAYFPFYQEVKAGLYRQVKKEIIELIRQTPLVYPPGSRSLYSDLGYILAGFIIEQLSGKNLNTFLDENIYRPLGLEKKIFFNLTGRIRPGIYAAGEYCLWRRRVLRGEVGDENCALLGGAAGHAGLFGSITGVMQLLEYLFDLGWEEEKIPAEKKLFKSEILRRCCRKWDLTGTNTWAVGFDTPSPRNSSGGPYLSGESIGHLGYAGTSFWLDPQKKVILVLLTNRVHPCRSNNKIKKIRPRFHQLVMEQLELTHM, from the coding sequence ATGAAAAAATTTTTTTCTCAACAAAACCAAATGTTAGATAGTTTTTTCAGTCGAGCGTTGGCTCAAGGAATTTTTCCCGGAGCGGCCTCAGCGGTTATCTTGGGAGATTACACCCAGCGCCGGAGGATGGTCAACTGCTGGGGTGACACCTCCTATCGGAGTGAAGATAAACAAGCGATAAGTGAAGAAACCTATTTCGATCTGGCCTCGCTCACCAAACCTCTGGCCACCCTGCCGGCCCTGTTGCATTTGATGACCACGGAAAAATTCAACTTTGATACCACCCTGGAGGATTTATTGGTGGTTAAAATGCCGCCTGATAAGCAAAAAATAACCCTTAAGGATATTCTTACCCATCGCAGTGGTTTGGCGGCTTATTTCCCTTTCTACCAAGAGGTTAAAGCGGGCCTTTACCGGCAGGTTAAAAAAGAAATCATTGAACTCATTAGGCAAACCCCTTTGGTTTACCCCCCCGGCAGCCGTTCTTTGTACAGTGATCTTGGTTATATCCTGGCCGGCTTTATCATTGAACAGCTAAGCGGAAAAAACCTAAATACTTTCCTGGATGAAAATATTTACCGGCCGCTGGGCTTGGAAAAAAAAATATTTTTTAACCTTACCGGCCGGATAAGACCGGGAATATATGCCGCCGGAGAATACTGCCTGTGGCGACGACGGGTGCTGCGGGGTGAGGTGGGGGATGAAAATTGTGCCCTGCTGGGAGGAGCGGCAGGACATGCCGGCCTTTTTGGTTCCATTACCGGGGTGATGCAGTTGTTGGAGTACCTGTTTGATCTTGGCTGGGAAGAAGAGAAAATACCAGCGGAAAAAAAGTTGTTTAAAAGTGAAATCTTACGCCGGTGTTGCCGAAAGTGGGATCTAACTGGAACAAACACCTGGGCTGTCGGGTTTGATACCCCATCGCCAAGAAACTCTTCCGGAGGGCCTTATCTGTCGGGAGAGAGTATAGGTCATCTGGGCTATGCCGGAACATCTTTCTGGTTGGATCCTCAAAAAAAAGTAATCCTGGTGCTGCTCACTAACAGGGTCCATCCTTGCCGCAGTAACAATAAGATAAAAAAAATCAGGCCGCGCTTTCATCAGTTGGTGATGGAGCAACTGGAATTAACCCATATGTAA
- a CDS encoding multiheme c-type cytochrome, giving the protein MVNAQGEISFTGSGEFSGLMVSAQNLTMAAGGRLLIELDPAPVRENGFIPVGNLYTLTLFDSDGNEVAGNGTVMVEIPYRESVVEAQGLADELLLLHDGQQRSSSHIAERAVLVATLDGFGRFVVAIRDTPPTAKPHPLPLIEVGWDGYADAEQVLKNGDPIADPLRGIKVAQLGERVQLQGRETDISHKNYPAYDWELLSKPEGSAAQLTGTGREVEIIPDLVGRYIVQLTVADDQDSITITAGSYSYVEQNGEITSYCSFCHAGQYVGAAYKDIYGRDTLRDLITPWQESNHAAAYDNLDPVDRLDPVCLNCHTTGFLVTERNATAYDPGWGFADFFYDADGSGKTAADAPHLQGVNCESCHGPGGRDGTPPDSTGFQHPYQASLSQGPCMACHNIRPDEQISGRDYYYAWEGDLHVNAHYVVDGRIRVVDTYPCYHCHVGQYFIGRMHGKTLEPEVIEQPEGITCVVCHDPHDESGYGYQLRLAGEVAVQLKANSTSDDFIEMTFDAGTAAVCYSCHNAYITLPAVGEDLHGNQAEMMEGIGGYTYGEDIAGRTHGEVLVGDKCVACHMMAEHPSEPGKKVTTHQRRLYDGEDMFAADDYTVIGCKDCHVGEYALPAEGNRFDYGGRMSEIRDRLQELQQRINEVAGREDLQSPIIHNYAQSLSGNRLESVNRAAYNYLFVKRDGSFGLHNYPYAAELLRLSLEDLEGY; this is encoded by the coding sequence GTGGTAAACGCCCAGGGAGAAATCTCGTTTACCGGCAGCGGCGAATTTTCCGGCTTGATGGTCAGTGCGCAAAATCTCACGATGGCCGCCGGCGGTCGCCTGCTCATCGAACTTGATCCGGCGCCGGTCAGGGAAAACGGGTTTATCCCGGTGGGTAATCTTTATACCCTTACCCTCTTCGACTCCGATGGTAACGAAGTGGCCGGCAACGGCACGGTGATGGTGGAGATTCCTTACCGGGAAAGCGTGGTGGAGGCCCAGGGGCTGGCCGATGAATTGCTCCTGCTGCATGACGGTCAGCAAAGGAGCTCCAGTCATATCGCTGAGCGGGCGGTACTGGTTGCCACCTTGGATGGTTTTGGCCGCTTCGTGGTGGCAATCCGGGATACCCCCCCCACCGCTAAACCCCACCCCCTACCCTTGATTGAAGTGGGTTGGGACGGATATGCCGATGCCGAGCAGGTTTTAAAAAACGGCGATCCCATTGCCGATCCCTTGCGGGGAATCAAGGTGGCGCAACTGGGCGAGCGGGTGCAGTTACAGGGGCGGGAAACCGATATCAGTCATAAAAATTACCCCGCTTACGACTGGGAGCTGTTGAGCAAACCGGAAGGTTCGGCAGCGCAACTGACAGGCACCGGCCGGGAAGTGGAAATTATCCCCGACTTGGTGGGCCGCTATATCGTGCAACTGACCGTCGCCGACGATCAGGACAGTATCACCATTACCGCCGGCAGTTACAGTTATGTGGAGCAAAACGGGGAAATTACCAGTTACTGCAGCTTTTGCCATGCCGGACAGTACGTTGGTGCAGCCTACAAGGATATTTACGGCCGTGACACCCTGCGTGACCTGATTACGCCCTGGCAGGAGTCCAACCATGCGGCGGCATACGATAATCTTGACCCAGTTGATCGCCTTGACCCGGTATGTCTCAACTGCCATACCACCGGCTTTCTGGTCACCGAGCGCAACGCCACTGCCTATGACCCGGGTTGGGGTTTTGCCGACTTTTTTTACGATGCTGACGGAAGCGGTAAAACCGCCGCCGATGCTCCCCACTTGCAGGGGGTGAACTGTGAATCCTGCCACGGCCCCGGCGGTCGGGACGGTACCCCTCCCGACAGCACCGGCTTTCAGCACCCTTACCAGGCCAGCCTTAGCCAAGGCCCCTGTATGGCCTGCCACAACATCCGCCCCGATGAGCAGATCAGCGGCCGGGACTACTACTATGCCTGGGAAGGGGACCTCCATGTCAACGCCCATTACGTGGTAGACGGCCGGATTCGGGTGGTGGATACCTATCCCTGCTACCATTGCCACGTGGGTCAGTATTTCATCGGCCGGATGCATGGCAAGACCCTGGAACCCGAGGTAATCGAGCAACCGGAGGGGATCACCTGCGTGGTCTGTCACGACCCCCACGATGAAAGTGGCTATGGCTATCAGTTGCGGCTGGCCGGAGAGGTTGCGGTGCAACTTAAGGCCAACAGCACCTCTGATGATTTCATTGAAATGACCTTTGATGCCGGTACTGCGGCGGTCTGTTATTCCTGCCACAACGCCTACATTACCCTGCCGGCGGTGGGGGAGGACCTGCATGGCAACCAGGCGGAGATGATGGAGGGAATCGGGGGGTACACTTACGGCGAGGATATTGCCGGCCGGACCCACGGCGAAGTGCTGGTGGGAGATAAATGTGTGGCCTGCCATATGATGGCCGAACATCCCAGCGAACCCGGTAAAAAAGTGACTACCCACCAGCGGCGGCTGTATGACGGTGAAGATATGTTTGCCGCCGATGACTACACCGTTATCGGCTGCAAGGATTGCCATGTCGGTGAGTACGCCCTGCCGGCGGAAGGCAACCGCTTTGATTACGGTGGCCGCATGAGCGAGATCAGGGATCGGCTGCAGGAGTTGCAACAGCGGATCAACGAGGTGGCCGGCCGGGAGGATCTGCAGTCGCCGATTATCCATAACTATGCTCAGAGCCTGAGCGGTAACAGGCTGGAGTCGGTAAACCGGGCGGCCTACAACTACCTGTTTGTTAAACGAGACGGCAGCTTCGGCCTCCACAACTATCCCTATGCGGCGGAGTTGCTGCGCCTGAGCCTGGAAGACCTGGAAGGATACTGA